The following proteins are co-located in the Seriola aureovittata isolate HTS-2021-v1 ecotype China chromosome 7, ASM2101889v1, whole genome shotgun sequence genome:
- the LOC130172420 gene encoding hepcidin-like translates to MKTFSVAVAVAVMLTFICIQESSATFTEIQELEEAVSNDNPAVEHQETSVDSWMMPYNRQKRGIKCRFCCGCCTPGVCGLCCRF, encoded by the exons ATGAAGACCTTCAGTGTTGCAGTTGCAGTGGCCGTCATGCTCACCTTTATTTGTATTCAGGAGAGCTCTGCCACATTTACTGAG AtacaggagctggaggaggcggTGAGCAATGACAATCCAGCTGTTGAACATCAGGAGACATCAGTGGACTCATGGATG ATGCCATATAACAGACAGAAGCGTGGCATTAAGTGTCGCttctgctgcggctgctgcacCCCCGGTGTCTGTGGACTGTGCTGCAGATTCTGA
- the LOC130172545 gene encoding hepcidin-like produces MKTLSVAVAVVVLTFINIQESSAFPVTGVQQPEETMSDDDPSAEEEETSIETWMMPYNIGPKNYSDPVRCQFCCGCCVPGVCGTCCV; encoded by the exons ATGAAGACACTCAGTGTTGCGGTTGCTGTGGTTGTGCTCACCTTTATTAACATTCAGGAGAGCTCTGCATTCCCTGTCACAGGA GTGCAACAGCCGGAGGAGACAATGAGCGATGATGATCCAtctgcagaagaggaggagacatcaATAGAAACATGGATG ATGCCGTACAACATCGGGCCGAAGAATTACAGTGACCCTGTTAGATGCCAGTTTTGCTGCGGCTGCTGCGTCCCCGGTGTCTGCGGTACATGCTGTGTGTGA
- the LOC130172436 gene encoding hepcidin-like translates to MKTFSVAVAVAVAVMLTFICIQESSATFTEIQELEEAVSNDNPAVEHQETSVDSWMMPYNRQKRGIKCRFCCGCCTPGVCGLCCRF, encoded by the exons ATGAAGACCTTCAGTGTTGCAGTTGCAGTTGCAGTGGCCGTCATGCTCACCTTTATTTGTATTCAGGAGAGCTCTGCCACATTTACTGAG AtacaggagctggaggaggcggTGAGCAATGACAATCCAGCTGTTGAACATCAGGAGACATCAGTGGACTCATGGATG ATGCCATATAACAGACAGAAGCGTGGCATTAAGTGTCGCttctgctgcggctgctgcacCCCCGGTGTCTGTGGACTGTGCTGCAGATTCTGA